Part of the Bos taurus isolate L1 Dominette 01449 registration number 42190680 breed Hereford chromosome 1, ARS-UCD2.0, whole genome shotgun sequence genome is shown below.
cAGAACAacaagttttaattaaaaaagaaaacaaacacaggtGATATTCTTACGCTTGGCggttgtgtgcgtgctaagttgcttcagttgtgtcctttggattgtagcctgccaggctcctctgtccatgggattctcaaggctagaacacaggagtgggttgccatgctctcctcttaTGCTCGGGTATTATGGAGCAATTCATAAACCCTACAACGGTGAATGATGAACGTCATAGCAGAAATATCTATGGAGCTACGGATGGAAAGGAGACTACCCCTCCTGCTGAGAAGGTTGTCTGAGCGGAGCGCTGGGGTCAAGGACTCCCAAGGGCACACTGGGTCTCCCCCTTCCCACAACCTCTTCTCTGTCCTGGGAGCCCCTTGACTCCATCCCCTGATCAGCAAGGTCACAGTGAGCTCCTACGCATGGCAGGTATCAGCTTCCCCAGACACCTGTTGAAGCCACTCAACCAAAACTCTCCAGTGTTTTCCTGGCTGTTAAGTCTTGCCTTCTTGCTATTTATTATGCTGGATAGGAATCCTATGCAAATGCTTTATTTTGGAAGAATGCCTGggatgactgaaaaaaaaaaaaaccagacctCCCTAGAGCTGGAGGCCAGTGATGCTCCCTGCAGGGGCTCCAGTGTGCTGGAAAGCTCCAGGCTGTCAATCATTTATTGACATTTATTGAGCTTCATAAATAGAAGTGCTTCAGGAGAGAAGAATTAAGGTGTGCGTGGTGCTGAGCTTTCCTGTGGCAGAACCGGCCGAGTGGGAGGGGAGGATAGGGTGCAGGTTACACGCCCCGGTGGGGCTGGGCCCTCTTGCATTTACGGGGTGACCTCCACCGGCCTTTCTCTGGCAGGAAATGGGCTGTTTGCTAATGCCTTGCCCCTGCCCACAGGCACCTGCAAAAGCCAGttggtgttttaaaataatttactagAATGAAATTTCTGTGTTTTCCTTTGGATATTTGCCCAGCAAATGGCTCTGTGCTTGTGATTCAAGAAATGGCTTCAAATATTACAGGACCTCAGatttcactctctctttccttctctctctctttcacacacagacagacacagacacacagacacacacacatacactcctaTGTCTCTTGGGTAGGAAAGAGTAAGGCCTATAGAGGAGAAgtgcagtggtttttttttttttttaatcttccaagTCTTAGTTAAATCTGTTTCACTCACTTGtcatcccttcccaccccacaCCCCCTGGCCTGGGTTTTCTCTGCTTGTTCCTCTCTCTGCCTTCAGTGGCTGTTCAGTTTCAGAGCTCTGCCAATTCTGATTTCATTTGTCTAAAATGGATGTTTTCTGCAGAAAAGATGTGCGATGGGCTTGCTTGCCCGGAAGCCCGATTTGGTTTAGCAAGTGTCTCTCCATTCCTCCTGTGTGTtactgttgctcagttgtgtctgactctttgcaaccccacggactgcagcatgccaggcttccctgtcctgcaccatctcttgttcagttcagtcgctcagtcgtgtccgactctttgcgaccccagcacaccaggcctcctgtccatcaccaactcccagagtttagtcaaactcatgtccatagaattggtgatgccctccaacaatctcaccctctgtcgtccccttctcctctcgccttcgcTCTTTCCCAGcagtagggtcttttccaatgagtcggctgtttccTGTAATCAAGGAGATGAGGGACACAGGAAGGCTCTGTGCCCCTGTGCCCCCCAGCCCCCGCCTGGTATCATTAATGGAGGATCCAGCCTTCTGCCGTCTTCAGGAACGGTGCTCAGCTTTCCCCTGTGGtcctgctgcccccaccccagggcccccAGGCAGCATTTAATGAACAATCACTTATGTGCAGAAGGAAATTTGGATTTCCTGTTGCATGAATGTCTTCTCACGCTTAAGGAGCTTTAAGTGTCTTCAAGTCCCCTGAGCAAGTtgctttacactttttttttggtattccAACCCTTGAGACTTTgaaaattgcaaatattttcatatcAGATTGCAATTGTtgcaaatttcttaaaatatcctTTATACTCATTATTGCTTTGAAATTGCAGTGTTTATTAGACTTTACTTTCTGGATAATGTCATTTCGTGCATGAATAAAGGAGTCCAAATATTACTattgccatattttaaaaatatcctgatAACATATTTCAGTATAATGGTTTCCTCTTGAAATCTTACATATTTACCTTGTTTTTCCCTTTATGTTGAAAATATTAATCTGAGGTGAGTCCATAATCACCAAACCTTTCTAGGGTGCACAGTATAAACCTCGGTGAGAGGACTCAGTTCTATTACCTGGAAAAGAGTCTGTAACTAGGCCTGTCTTAATGTTTCTGCAGAAAGAGCAGGAACACGCATCTTTTCCTTAAGGGTTATTGCAACTGTAAATGAGAATTTTCTAATCTTGTGTGTATGTTTCTCTCCCAGGCAGCTTACTCTTTCCATGGAGCAGTCCTCAGCAAATccctttctttcaaatatatatatatatatatatatatatatatatatatatatatattacatgaaATCCATGACTAAGAGGTCCTGGAAACATGGTCCTTGTGGACTTATATGTTAATGACGTTATGCATTTGTTTAGCTTTCcttttggctgcgctggatcttcactgctgagctctctagctgtggcgcaagagcttctcactgcagtgacttcccTCGTTGCGGAGCCTGGCTCTGGGGCGcgagggctcagtggttgtggcacatatGGGCTCCGTTGCCCCATGGTACGTGGactcctcccggaccagggacagaacccacgtcccctgcactggcaggcagactcccaacctctgggccaccaggaaagtctgccagtgcctttctttccaaagccccatttcctcatctgggaaatgcagcGATCGCGGTGGCTAGGTTCCTTGTGGCTGAACACTGCGGATGGCTCCCTTCTCCTGGCTTCCAGAGCCTCCCCTCTTTGGCACTCCTAGCTCACGGCGTGTTTCTCATCTGGTCACCTTGCCAGACCCCCCTCGCCCTCCCAGACCCAAAAGTGCAACCCTcagcctctctggtggctcatctgTGTTCGCGTCCCACGGGACCCTTTCTAGCTGTGCAGCTAATTGCATCCCAGGCTGAGGCCCCACGTGGGGCTGTCCCTCAGCTCCAAGTTCACACGTGTGAGGCCCCAGTTGCTTTCTCCACTCGAGGCAGCTCAGATCAAACACACGCCAAACAAATCTACCTCACCAGaaccctttctttctcttcctttctttcttccctccttctctccctccctcccctcccctcccctcccctccccttccctccttcctttctctctttctttccagaGTCTCCTTTCAGAAAATGGGGATCCTATTCTTCCACTTAATTCAGTCCCAAATCTTGGCACCACCctttaagccttttttttttttaagcctctttttttttcacaCCCCACAACCAAGCCATCAGCAAATGTGATCACCTCTGTGCACCTTCAGGCACATCCCAATCTCTTCCCCTCTCCATGGCTGCTGCCTAGTCCAGGCCTCCATCTCATGCCCGGATTGTCACcatccactggaaaagaccctgatgctgggtctGAAGgcgggggagaaggggatgacagaggatgagatggctggatggcatcactgactcaaagggcgtgagtctgagtaacctctgggagttgcgatggacagggaggcctgggattctgcagtccatggggtcgcagagagtcggacacgactaagcaactgaactgaaccgcaCTGAACAGAGTCGTCACAGGTGACGTTCCTGCCACCCGGGAGTGAGGAAGCACAGAGGGTCCAAGGCAGGAGAAGTAGGATGTCACGGGGCTTTGTGGCCATTTAGGGTGCAGACCCCGGTTTCATCTTTGGTACACAGTAAGTCCTCTGCATACAAATGAGTTCTATCCTGAGAACTAGatcataagtccaatttgttcacaactccaacaaagttagcctaggtacccaaaaCACAAATGGCCATCTGggactgtactgtaataggtctATATACTTTTCATACCAATAATACGTAAAGAACAAACACAAAGACTAAAGCAAACATTTTAACCTTCCAGTACAGTACTTTGAAAGCACAGCAGTGCAGCACACCAGCTGAGACCTCCTGGCAGTGCCGGTCACAGCGGTGCTGCTTTTATGCAGCCTGGACTCGAACTAAAGACACTGTACCGCTGTACTCTATACAGTCCTGTGCAGGGAATCACACGGAAGACAAGCACTCGTAGTGGGAGCACACACATGTGGTCACGTACAACAGACACGTGAGCTACCTTAGGTGACGACATGTGAATGCATATTTGCATCTTTAAAAGTTTGAaacttgaaggttcgtatgtaggggaGTTACTGTATTACTGTCAAGTAATGGACAGTTATACACATTGTGAACGTACCATATTCACAAATTATTTCTATTCAGGACAACAGTGGCTGATATGAATGTAGGATTCTCTGGGGATTTCAGaggtttttgtgttgttttttttttaattttttttatttcagaaggcttgagcttcccaggtggccaaagtggtaGAGAACctacccgccaatgcaggagacatgagatgtgggttcaatccctgggtcagtgagatccctggaggaaggcataacACTGCTGATTTCAGAAGGCTTAAACAATTAGGGTGTCTTATCCAAGAAGGAGGACATCTTGGTGCTTTGAGTATAGGAGGGGCATGGATCTATTTCAGGAAGTGGATTCCTGGAGACTGGGCCTGGGTCTAGTGTTCCCTGAGGGAGAAGATTCCAGCGCCCCTTCACACAGAAgggccagggaggggctgggtAGTGGCTGAGGACGGATGGGCTTTGACCTAGGAGCAGCATTGGCGGCCCTGGGTTGTGAAGGTTTCAGCACCTGGCAGTCAGCAGGTAACCAGGGCAACCCCAAGGACTAAAGGCTGAGCCTCACCCCTCCTCCAAGTCCAGGGCCTCCAGGAGAGCTGGGGCCCTGAGCCTCCCAAAGGCAGGGGAGGGAAGAGTGAGACATGGCAGGGTTTAGACCTCTCTGGATTGGAGCCAAATTTGATTTGATTTAGGGAAGCAAAGACATATAGCATTCCCTGTCCCAGGAGGGTCATAGGGTAATTTACATTCATAACAACGGTTTCCTGGAACACATCAGAGTCTGGCTCatgtttccttttcattctgaAATTTGGGACTATGCGTTGTACCTCGAAAGGAGACCATACCTCAGTCAACACAGCCTTGGTTATGGGCAGAAACAGGCATTTGCAGGATGGCCCCGGTGGTTGTCACGTGACAAGAAAGGGGAATCGCAGGATCTGAGGTCGTGTCTTGGGTGTGAACGAGAGCAAGAGAGCAAGAGGAAACCGGGAGCAGCGTTCTTACCCACTTATGTGAAGGAGGGAATGAGGTCTTCGCTGGTGGGCCCGCTGAAGGCCAGAGTCAGGTGTGTGTCACTTCCTGCCTTCTATGAGGATTCAGGCTTGGACCCATGGGTCCTCTACAACATTTCATCTAATCCAGCAGAACCCAGTTAACAGAAGCTTTGTGGAGTGATGGTTCTGGAAAGAACTAGATATGGTCATGAAACGATTCACCTGTTTGGAATAGTCTGAATGAAAGTAATTAGGCTACGGGTCATGcctgtgagcttcccaggtggcgcggtggtaaagaaactgcccgccagtgcaggagaggcaagagaactgggtttgaaacctgggtcaggaagattcctggagtaagaaatggtaacccactctagtattcttgcctggaaaattccatggacagaggagctccaGGGAGGCTTccatagcctggcaggctacagtccatggggttgtaaagagctggacatgactgagcacacacacacacacacacacacacgtttctaCTTGAATTAGTGTGTGTGCTTCCTGCTTACCTGTctgggttcgaatcctgggtcTTTTGCTCactagctctgtgaccctgggcaaataATTTAATCTCTATGAACTCTGATGTGCTCTTTTGTAAAATGCGGTTAAAATAGTCTTTATTCATTGGGTTCTCATGTATCTCTTTAGATCAAATTAGTAAATAAAAGGTctgcctggaacatagtaagtgcttaataaattgTAATCCTGATTATTATTAGTCTTTCACCTGATAAGAAGAGAGAAACATATTTTACTTGAGGAATGACAGAAATCAGAGAAAGAGTTTGGTAAAAGCTATTTTAGAACGGAATATTGCCATTTGGGGCAACaggggatggacctagagatttccATACTTACTTCAgacaaagtaagtcagacaaagaaagtcagacaaagacaaatacgctctcacttacatgtggaatctaaaaaatgatacaaccaaatctatatacaaaacagaaacacactcacagacatagaaaacaaatttatggttaccaaaggctGGAAAGGGACAGATTAAGAGTacgggattaacagatacaaattattatatataaaatagagaaatttactgtatagcacagggaagtatactcaatatcttataataacttttaatggaaaatattctgaaaaaatagataataatcactttgctgtacacctgaagttaacacaatattataaataaactatacttcaaattttaaaaagctatttttatctttaaatttgtaATCGATCTATTAACTAGAACAACTTCACTAAACACATTCTAGATTGCAATCACCAAGTAAGGACTGTagaatattactttattttaaggagattttgtttctcttctttattgATTCAGATACAATTTGAAGAGTAGAAATTGCTTGTTTTATCATAAATAAGTGATGATCTTTCTGATCTAAATCCCTGACCTAAATAGGATAGCATATCCCAGACCCTTTTAGCTTCTCTAGGATTGctggcatgcatgctcagtcacatctgactcttcgcgatcccatggactgtagcccaccaggttcctccatccatgagattctccaggctagaatactggagtgggtcaccatttcctcctccagaggaacttccccaCCTGGAATCgagcccaagtctcctgtgtctcctgcatctccaggatTAGATGGAGGCTAAAATGTATGGTACCCTCTCCTTCCTAACAGAAGAGGCTCCTGTTGCCTGGGGTCTAGAGGTCAgcacaaaatagaaaagaaatgtgtCTGTGTTGGACTGTCCTTTATACCCCGATTTTTCATGTTGCTCGAAGGTTTTCCTGTTGTTAGATCTCATCAATGGTGCAGCTTATTAGGTGTAGCTGGTGAGGCTTAAAGGAATCAGCAGAGCGTAGCTGGGTGCACACACTTTCCTGGTGGGAGCCTCTGCCTTCAGGGAAGCACATGGCAGCTAAGCTTCTTGTGATCCTCTCGGTGACCCCGACAACCTAGTCAGGAGGAAGTGTGCAGTTAGGGGAGCATCGGGCAACCTCCAGCCTTGCTGGATCCAGAGCGGCAGGGCTGGGCCTCCCCTTCCACCCTCCTGGTCCCCGGGCCAGGAACTCACCAGGCCAGGCCAGCAAGCCTGGCCACCCGGCTCCGTGCTCATGCTGACCCTCTGTGGCTCTCTTCCCTGCAGACAGTGACAGCTGGAGCCCTGGTGACCCTCTTCCAAGACCCCTTGAGAACGGAGGGGCTTCATGGGACAACCCTCAGACTCAGCTGctccacggggtcgtgaagagctggacacgactgagtgactcaacaacaatagCCCTTCCCCGGGACAAGGTGCTTTCTTCCGAATCACAGCTTGAGGCTGAAATAGAGGCTGGAGCAGGGTGCCTTCGGGGCGTGTCAACAGACACAAGCTCCCTGGCTAATGGGGTAacagcaggtgtgtgtgtgtgtgtgtggtttagaTCACAGCCAGAAAGCAGCGTCAGGGTCCTTAAGGCAGTCAGCCTTCACCTGGCCCTTCCAGCGGTTCTTTCCAGCTGGAAGAGCCTCAGCAGGCTCCCGTGTCTGTTCTGGAAGCAGCTGCCATCACACTTCTGTCCCCAGAAAAGAAGCCTGTACGTCCTGCCCCAGGGGTTAGCAGCTTTCCTACCTGGGCCTTGTGCCAATGCCTGGAAAGCAGGCGCGTTCCactctgccatttttttttccttctgacttttgCTGCCTTACCATTGGGGCCCTAATGTGAAAGGGTAGAAGATGACTTTGTCCTTCTTCTTTGGTTTATGgcaattacctttttttttccccccaaaaaaaccctgGACTTCCTGCCCGGCCTCTCAAGCCAGGACAGGGTGGCAGTTTCTGGTGATGTCTCTCAGGCATCTCTGGGATGAACACCAGCTCAGCCCTCCTCTGCTTTCCCATCCTGCCTCAGGCAGAGCCTGGCAGTGGGCTGACCATGGTTACCAGCATCTCAGCAGACAGAATAACAGCCTGGAAACAGACATGGATGTTGTCCATTTCACAGACAACCACATCCAAAAGCTGTCTTCCCGGATTGCAAAACAAACCCCACTGACCAAACTCCCAAGTCGCTTTTTTATTCAGCTGTCATAAACCACCACATAAATACATAGAATAAATACAAAACCAGTAAGGATTACTTTTAAGCCTTTGGTATGGAGAGcttttctcctcttcttattTCCCCCTTTCCCTGTGGTTCTAAGACCCTTTCCTCAGGTTCACATGATGCCTTTGGACACCAGAGCAGCCCAGAAGTAAGCCTGGTGCTGGAGGGCCTTGAATCCATCAGTGGACAGGCTAGGTTCTTGCAGCCTGTCGGGGTGGGGGCTCCTTGCAATGGGGGGTGGGATAGTGGGGTGGagacagccccctcccccacaaccGGACTCACACGTAGTCGTCCAGCCTGATGTCTTTGGATGCTAACGCAGTCCACAAGGAAACCTGGTGCAGGCGGGACTTGAAACCATCAGTAGGCAGGCTAGGTCCTCGCAGCCTCTCGGGGTGGGGGCTCCTTGCGAtgcggggtgggatgggggggtggAGACAGCCCCCCCACCCTGCACCGGACTCACACATAGTGGTTCAGCCTGATGTCTTTGGATGCTAAAGCAGTCCACAAGGAAACCTGCTGCAGGCGGGCCTTGAATCCATCAGTGGGCAGGCTAGGTCCTCGCAGCCTCTCGGGGGTTGCCGAGGGCGCTCCGGAAGATGGGGGGTGAGGTGCGGGGGGAGGACAGGCCACCCCAACCCCCAGGGGGGGCACTCACACATAGTCGTTCAGCCTATAACCGCTGTGCGAGGCCGAGACGGCCGAGGGGGCCCGATTGTCCTTGTAGGCGTCGGGGGGCCGGTAGGCGGGCGCGGGGGCGCCGGTAGGGGCCGCGGCGGCCCGGGGCGGGGCCCGGGTGGGCGCCTCCTCCTGGCAGGCCAGGCAGAGCAGCGTGCCGCCGATGAGCAACAGGGCCGAGGCGATGAAGCCGAGGTAGAGGGCCTGCCCGATCTCAAACTTCATGCCGCTGGGCAGCAGCGGGTTGTAGAAGTTCTGCACCACGTCGTGGGTGGTCCAGGAGACGGCCACCAGGCAGAGCAGGCCGGCCAGCAGGAAGAGCGCGCCGCCCACCGCAGCGCACGCCGTCTTGGCCGGGGTGCCCTTGGCGCAGCGCGTGCACTGCATGCCCACCACGGCGCTGGCGCACGCGGCGCCCGACAGCAGGCAGGACACCACCATGAGCGCGCGCGCCGCCTGCAGGTCGCGGGGCAGCGCCAGCAGCGAGCGGTAGATCTGGCACTGGTAGATGCCCGTGCTGTGCCACACGCACTCCATCCACAGCCCCTTCAGGTAGGACACGGCCGTCAGGATGTTGGTGCCCACGTGCGCCGTGCGGCGCCAGTGCGGCAGGACGGTGGTGATGAGCGTGCCCACCAGGCCCAGGAAGCAAAGCAGGAAACCCAGGAGCTGCACGGCGGTGTTGGCCATGGCCTCGCCGGCGGCTGCCCGCTCACTTGGGCGCCGGCTGGAGTCCTAATGAAGCcgggaggcggggcggggagaCAGGAAACGAGTTAAAGATTATCTTCAGGCATGCCATTTCTGCCCCCGAAAACCAGATTTCCATAAGCCGTTGGTACCACgattaacatattaaaaaaaaatagcttctgAGGCTTGATTGGGTGCAAGAAGAGCTGCTTCGTCTAAGCTTCCGTGGAAGGCCAGAGCTAGAAGGAGCGAGGGTCATGAGGCCGGCCTGTGCTTTCCAAGGACCGCAGGGCCCCCATTTGTCTCAGTGCTTACCAGCTGCACGTGGGAAGTTCTGCCTTATGTCTACCCTCACACTAGGCTGCTGCAGACTCGTACTTTGTTCTGTTTGATCAATGATCCACTAAGGTTGTTAGGGATACCCTtggggctcagagggtaaagaacctgcccacagtgcaggggacccaggttcgatccctgagtcaggaagatcccctggaggatgaccTGGAGGGCAATCCATACCCTCCAAACCCTTGtttggagcatcccatggacagaggagcctggtgggctacagtccacggggtcacaaagagtcggacatgactgagcgacactCATgtacttactgctgctgctgctaagtcgcttcagttgtgccggactctgtgcgaccccatagacggccgcccaccagactcccccgtccctgggattctccaggcaagaacactggagtgggttgccatttccttctccaatgcatgaaagtgaaaagggaaagtgaagtcgctcagtcgtgtctgactcctagagaccccatggactgcagcccccaggtccctccgtccatgggattttccaggcaagagtactggagtcatgTACTTACTGGAGGCTGCTAAATCAACAATGGACTGATCATTGTTAACAAATGGACTCATAAGCCTGTGCTGCCTATGGCTTAGAAAATAGCTTAGAGTGCCTGTCAGGACGAAACATTTTCTGCAAGTGGGAGGCTTCCCTGTGTGCTCAGGAAGGGAGGGGGTTAGCACCCTGGGCAGGTCAGATGCTGCCTTCCAGAATTCCAGGCATGACCTTAGAGATCATGACGCCAGGGGACAGGAACTACCAAGGCATCAGCTTCTTAGGTGCTATGGCCAAGACCATAAACCAATGGCCCTCCCCTCCAGGCAGGGCACCTCTCCTGACACCACTCTGAAGAGGGGTGGGCTTGTTACAGACAGAGGCTGCGACCTGGCTTTCGGATACAGGGTGGGGGTGTGCAGAGCCATTTCGTCCTCATTAGGAAATCAATTTTCATTAAATTAATTCCTTGTCTTGTCAAATGCTCAATCAATCCCttagttttcttctatttccacTTTAAGACCCTTCCTAGAACTGCCTGTTGGAAGGTTTGCATCTGGGACActtgtgcgtgcgtgcatgcatgcgtgctaagtcactccagttgtgtctgactctttgtgacctcagggacgtagcccgccaggctcctctgtccatgggattctccaggcaggaaaactggagtgggttgttaagCTTTCATCCAGGGGACTGTTCCCACCGGGGGATCTAAATGGAgcctctgatgtctcctgcattggtaggcagttgttttttttttgtttttttttgtttttttttttaccacgtgttacttgggaagccccccaaaCGTGCTAACCACAGCAAAATCTCAAACCCTTCTTGGGGGCAAGGACCCAGCACGTGTGTAGTAAGTGGTGGCAGGCATGTACAGGATACTCAGGAAATactgggagggaagaaggagagaggtggggcgggggagggagaagagaggatGGAAGGGAGGgcggaagagggaaggaagggagggagagcgAAAGCACCCAAGTGGACACCCCAGCTCCTCTCTCCTGCCGGAAGAGAGTCAGGAGTCCTGTGCGCAGGGCCACCCCCACCCTCTGGGTGACTAGGGGCCTGTCTTTAAAACGAGGGAGCTGCAGTGACAACCTCAagggctgggaggggtggggggtgggaggcagggtcaagagggagggccatatgtatgcctgtggctgattcacgctgatgtacggcagaaaccca
Proteins encoded:
- the CLDN14 gene encoding claudin-14: MANTAVQLLGFLLCFLGLVGTLITTVLPHWRRTAHVGTNILTAVSYLKGLWMECVWHSTGIYQCQIYRSLLALPRDLQAARALMVVSCLLSGAACASAVVGMQCTRCAKGTPAKTACAAVGGALFLLAGLLCLVAVSWTTHDVVQNFYNPLLPSGMKFEIGQALYLGFIASALLLIGGTLLCLACQEEAPTRAPPRAAAAPTGAPAPAYRPPDAYKDNRAPSAVSASHSGYRLNDYV